The window GCATGTCCGCCGTATCCTGCCGTTAGGTCCAGGTACGATTCCCCTTTTTTTGGTTGGAGATAGTGTACGGCTGCTTCAAGCAGCACTGGAAAATGTGAATTAGTTTGATTTTGGTTGTTTGTTTTGGTGTTTTTGTTTTCAGTCACGCCATAAAGATTATAGCGTAACTTCTTGTAAGGTCATTACTTTCTGCTTGGCTTTTGGCCTCACAGGGTACCTGTTCCCTACAAGCAAGGTCACCTATTTAGCAGTCAACTTTTTGTTTTTTGGAAAGTTTTTGTTTTTATGGTGTTGGTAAATGCGTAATGAAGGGACATTTTTTGCGGGTTTTTGTAACCTGCGGCGTCCTTTCCGCGTTTACTAACGGTTTGAGAGACTTATGTGTGAGGTGGAGTTTTGGGAGGTGTTTTGATGTAAGGTGCTAAGGTTTTTTATATGGTTACCTTCAGCCCATATGTTGACTGCCAAATAGCTAACCTCAAATCATTGCACCGGTCGTGCCATCGCCTGGCAAAGCCAGCCGCTTGCCCGCCCTTTCGGCGCATCGCTGTGCCCGATTCTGCGATACTCCCTCACCGTACTAAAGTACGCCTCGGTCCGTTTCTCGCCTCGGTCCCACCGCTGCATCCGAATGCAACAATTTGCCCCTCAACTAGAATTTGAAGTCTAGTGTCGGTCGCTTGTTATTTGGTCTTCTGATCTAATTGTTAAGGGGCAAGATTTCAGGTTGGTTAGGACGCTTGGAGGCGCCAATACTTCCCTGCTCTTACTGCAATGACGTCGCGAGTCATACCTGCGTGGTCCAACAAGTGCTGCTCTATCACAAAGCGGCCCTGCTTTTGGTCCAAATCTGCCTCGGTTTTACCGGATCTGAATTGTACGTTCAGGTCGGCGGTACGTTCGTCTAGGATATTGCCCTGGAGCTCTGGCTCCATCAGCTCATCCCAAACAGACTTTGGGTATAGGTGCAGATATTTCTGGAATCCGCGTGTCAGTACTACCCCGCTGGCAAACTCGACTCTAAGCTCTGCAGGTATTGTCAACCTACGCTTATCATCAAGCTTCCTCTCGAAATAATCTACTGCCACTCGTTTCCAACGTCCCGTTTAAATTGCTAGTGGTTTTTATTTTTGTCGCGTTCTAGGTAGTCAGTTTTGGGCTACCCACGATTACCCACTGACATGAGTGTACAACCCACGTTTACCCACATGCAAGCAGTTTCGCAATAAAAACTGCCGCTTAAGCGGCAGTTATCCACAGTTTTACTTCTGTATTAAAGATATCCACAACATGTAGCGCTTTGCATATATGCTATGACGCTACTGCCCTACTTATGGTCAAGCTGCACGTCATCCTGGTCTGCATATATATCTGCAGCCTCGGGAACATCTGCCGTGTTACCGGGCTGAAAGGTTTCTTGCCCTTTAGGGATCTGCTCGGACAGCTGGCGCGCTACAGGCCTAAGATCTACTTCGCTTGGGTCCTGGCCCGTGTTTACTACTATCCTCTCAGCTATGTTTGTCGGGTTGTCCCCAGGTTGGATGGTGTATTCGGCAGTTCTTTGGCCCTCAAACGGTACGCTGGACTCACTATGAGCTACTGCTCGGACAACTGCCGCTCCACCGACTATTCCAAGTGCTGCAGCAGCGGCAGCTCCAGCGCCAACCGCAACCCTTCGCTTTCGGTATGTGCCAGGCGATGGACGTTGTTCTAGGCTTTGTTGTGGTGCGGTTACATCTGCTGGGAGTGTTTGTTTTGGATGATCCATAGCTAGTACTATAGCATAAGCATTGTTTTTAGTCAATAATGTGTCTTACGACTGCCTGATATCCTTGATACGGTTTGCAAACCATTTGGCGCTGGGACGAATGGTGCGCTTCATACCCCGCTCGCGGTCAACAGCCACCAGCCCAAACTTGGGCCACCAGCCAAACTTCCATTCAAAATTGTCCAAGAGGCTCCAGTGAAAATAACCCCTCAGGTCCACTCCCTCACTGAGAGCCCGTTGCATAGCAACAATCGTCTCCTCTATCCACCAGCGGCGGTATTCGTCTGCCTCATCTGCCAGGCCGTTCTCTGTCACATAAATAGGCTTCTTAAAATGCTTCCAGGTACGCAGCAACAGTGGGTACAAACCCTCCGGCTCCATATACCACCCTTGGTCACTCAGTGGCACCCGTGGATTATCCTTCTTAAACAGGCCCGTGTAGTAATCCGAGAAGTAAAAATTCACCCCTACAAAGTCTTGATGACTCCGTATCCTTTTCAGAAACCACCAGTTCCAAAAGTACCGCATGCGCTGCGTCGAAAACTGGTCAAACAGACTATGCGGATGCTTGGCCTGAATATTGGCAAGCTGCTGCGCCACGCCAACCTGCAACATGGGCTTTTCCTTTTTCAGAATGCGATAAGCGCGCTTATGAGCCCGCACCAAGTTCCGGTACACCTTTAGGGCCAAGAAAATATTTTTCTGCTGCGGGGGCCACTCACCAATGATAAAGCCAAAGGTTACATACACATTGGGCTCATTAATCGTGATGATATAAGTCAGGTCTTCGGCAAGTTCGTCGCTAATCTTTTGGACAAAACGCTCAAAGTACGCGACATTGCTGCGCTTCTGAAAACCACCTTTTTTGTCGAACCACACCGGGTATGTCCAGTGCCACAGGTTAGCGAATGGCTCGATGTGCCGGCTGCGCAATTCGCGAATGTATCTGCGGTAGTGTTCGATCGCTTCTTCGTTCCACTTACCTTCTTCTGGCTCGATCCGAGACCATTCAATACCGAACCGATAGGCATTCATGTTGAGTTTTCCCAGCAGATCAAAATCTTCTTTGTACTGTTTGTAGTGACCAACGCCCTTGCCCGAGATGTAGTTAGCCGGATCTTCGGCCCTGTTCTTTACCTCGTTCCACGATGGCACCTCCGTCAGGCGCTGGTGCGCCGACTGAGCCAACTCTTTGGCGTTCTCGCGCTCCCACACCGACCACTGATTTTCTAGCCCACCTTCTACCTGGTGCGCTGCAGTACTCGCTCCCCAAAAAAAAGATTTCGGAAAAATTTTGTCATTCTCATTATTATCATTCTTCATCTTAAGCGTGATTATACCACTGGCGGTTTTGCTTTTATTTTTATGTGCAAAATTTAGTCCGAATTTACTTCGGCTAAATTTTATCTGCTTTCAGGAAGGAGCAGCCGGAGAAAATGGAGCACATTTTCGCCGCGCGATGAGGAAACCTATCCCGGTTTCCTCATCTGTATTCCGGATTCTCGAAATCGAAGCGAGTACCAGCGTCCCACTTTTTCCTTTGGTTGCCATAGCCTGGTACTCCGCCGGCGTCTTTGAGTAGCTTGCTCATATGCAAAAGATTCCAGGTCATAAAAGTGGTGTTGCGGTTAGTGAAATCGTTGTCTAACCCAGCCCTAGTTCCATCCTCTAGCTTGTCGCCATAGCTAGGTCCCGGCCCGGCTTCGCCTATCCAGCCAGCATCGGCATTGGGCGGAACAGTAAAGCCAATGTGCTGCAAACTATAGAGGATATTCATGGCACAGTGCTTTATGCCGTCTTCATTACCCGTGATAATGGCGCCGCCTACCTTGCCATAAAACCTGTACTGACCCTTCTCGTTCAGCTCGCCCGAGTGGGCGTACAGCCGCTCGATGATTCTCTTGGTAACCGAACTGTTGTCACCAAGCCAGATCGGTCCAGCCACCACGACAATGTCTGCAGCCATGACCTTGGGGGATATATCAGTCCACTCGTCTGCTTTCCAGCCATGCTCGCGCATGTCAGGATACACACCGGTAGCAATGTTGTGGTCTATGGGCCGAATCAGTTCGGTCTTAACGCCATGTTTTTCCATGATCTTGCGGCTAGCGTCTATAAGCAATTCGGTGTGGCTTTTTTCTGGTGATTTTTTGAGTGTGCAATTAAAGAACAGTGCTTTTGTACCCGAGAAGTCTAGAGTCTTTTCTGTCATATCAGAATCCTATAATTCCTATAACTAACCCCATAATCATGATGGCCACAAATTCATGGGCAACGGTCAGTGCCATCAGTTTTTTACGGCGGCGCTCGAATAACCCGTGCATGATAACCGTCGGCACCATAATACCAACCCACAGCAAAAAAGCTGCCCGCAGAGCCGAGGAAAAGAAAGTGTCCAAATAGAAATGCTGCAGCAAAATCGCCACATAATACAGGGTAGTCGCTGTTACCAGCGCCAACAAAAAAGCGCCGACCAATGCAACAGTCGCACCCTGCTGTGCCTTGTCTTTGTCTAGTTTGACCATCTTCATCCAAGCGTCACCAAACACTGGGCCAGCGTACCACCCCGCCCCGATAATCATGCTGGATATGGCTGCCAATAGAACCGCCAGATAGTTTATCTGAACATCCATTATTCCCTCCTGCTTTAGCGAACCCCCCAGGGCTCATTCATAAGCATTATGCGCTGACGCTAGGCTCAAGACAAGCGCTTCAGGCCTTTTTGCAGGCGATCTTTCACATACCAGCCGACCATATTCCTGCGATTCATGACACTACTTCCGTCACTTAGGCCATCGAGCAGTTTCATGTCACTGGTCGTCAGCTCAAAGTCAAAAATCTGAAAATTTTCCTGGATACGTTTGGGCCGAGACGATCTGGGGGTAGGCACAGCACCATGCTGCAGACTCCAGCGCAGCATAACCTGAGCAGGAGTTTTGCCAACACGGGCTGCGACTTCTTTTAGTACCGGATCTTCTAGGCGACGAGCTTGAGCCAGTGGGCTATAAGCCTCTAGGACAATGCCCTGCTCTTTGCAGAAATCTAGTATAGGTTTTTGCTGGGCATAATTGAAAGGATGGAGCTCTATCTGATTAACAGCAGGCGGGATACTGGTTTTTAACACTTCTTTCAGCTGCGAAACGTCGTAGTTAGAGACCCCGATAGCCCGCGCCTTTCCGGTGCCGTGTATGTCCGTCAATGCCTGCCAACTCTCGCCCCGTCTCTGCAGGTCGTCGCCCGGCCAGTGAACCAAGTATAAGTCTATATACTCAAGACCTAGTTTTTCTAGCGACCCCGCAAATGCCTTGAGCGCCGATTCATACCCTTGGTCGCTATTCCATAATTTCGTCGTGACAAAGATATCTTCGCGGGCCACCGGACTTTCGTGTATAGCCCGTCCCACGCTGGCTTCGTTACCATAAATTTTGGCAGTATCTATCAACCGATAGCCAGTATCCAATGCCACCCTTACCGCACGCAGTGTCTCGGAGCCATCGGCCAGCTGCCATGTACCAAAACCAAGAGTCGGTATAGCATTGCCGGCGTTCAAACGGAGTGTCTTTTTCACGAAAGCCTTTATTTACTTTGCCCCATGAGTGTACACCCATGCGCCCTGTCAAAAACGCAAGATACTTTACAGACACACCGTAGAACTATTTGCGGAACTTTATATCGTCGCCGTAGTGTTTTTTTAGTCGAGCGCGAATAGACCCTGGGTGTCGGCCGAACAACTCCGTCAGCTCTTTGACACCCTTGCCATCATCGTAGAGTTTCTGCAGCTTATCATCGTCTTCTTGTACCCAGGGTGTATAGGCATTTGGATACTCTTCGCGCATTTTTGCTAGGCGTTCTCCCCACTCACCCTTTGGAGCTTTCTTGGGTTTTGGGTTCTTGGCCCGCTTGGCAGCATTTTCACGCAAGTGCTCAAACTGCTGAGCCGCTTCGGTAGCCCGATTCCGCAAAGTAGCTTCAATATCTCTCGCCAGTGGGCTGACTTGCAGCGCCATGCGATTAATCCCCATAAGACTAAGGTCGTCTAGACGACGTACACGAGACAAGGCAACATACCCCATGCCCTCTACAAAGGCCTTGCGCAGGTCAACCCGGGCAGCGTCTAGTGTCATGCCCTGGCTTTTATGAACGGTAATAGCCCAGGCTAGACGCAGCGGAATTTGTGTCAAAGAAGCACGCTTTTTGTCACCGTCACGTAGCTCCCAGGTCTCTGTTGTCATGGTCACTTCTTTGCCGCTATGCAGCTGTACAACTGGAAAACCACCAATTTCCTCGAACCCAACCACCATACCGAGCGACCCGTTCACGTAACGTTTTTCGGGGCTGTTGCGAATACACATAACCAACGCGCCTTCCTTTAGAACCAGCTGCTCTACGGCCAAGCAAGATCGTTTCAGTGTATCAACATAGTTTGCACTACCCGTGGTGTGCATTTCGAAAACATGTTCCTCGCCCTCCAGAGACCCCAGACGTCCTTCGTTTATAGTGTCGACGTCGACATTTACGGTGTGGAGCTCGGTAACCTCTATGTCCTCGGCCAGCTGCGCATCAACCCGCCCCAGCAGCTGTTCGGCATGTCTGCGACGCAGATCATTGGCCCGCATGGCATGTAAAATTTCCAGAAATGTATCGTCGTCCTGACGATGCTGCTCGGTCAAATAGCACACAACCGGGTTTAGGTCGGTCCACGCCTGTGACTGCGTGACAAAGCTGCCCTGCTTTCCGTCACGCCTGTTAACGGGTGGCAACTGAAAAAAATCACCACACAGAATAACCTGGATACCGCCAAATGGCTCGTCTTTGTTACGCACCTTGCGCGCAATGGCGTCAATCATGTCCAGCCGATAGTCGTGCAGCATAGACACTTCATCGATAATTAAAACGTCTGTTTTTTGGATAGTCTCTCGGCGACCTTTTGGCATGTGGTCCATAAAGCGAGGTGGTAGGTCATCCAACACACCTATTCCGCTCCAGGAGTGGACAGTCGATCCGTTCAGGTGTGTTGCGGCCAGCCCCGTCGTTGCCGTAACGGCTACGTGCTTGCCGTCGTTTTTGGCCTCTTTTATAAAGCGATTCAGCACATATGTTTTGCCCGAACCAGCAGGACCGGTCAACAGTACACTGTTGCCAGCCAACATAATCTCGAGCGCCAAAACTTGATCCATAAGCCTCCGTAGTATACAGGGTTTAGCATGTGCGGTTTGTTGTAATTACGAGCCGCTCTTTTGCGACCATATAGTGTGCTTTCTGTTTAGGGAAAGCTACTGTCATGACTTTGGTCGAGGAGCGGGCCGATGCTTTTTGCGGTCGTGGTATGCCAGTTCTTTGCGGGACTGATCCAGCCGGTCTACGTAGGCGTCGAAGGTGTTGTACAGGTTAGAATAGTGCCCACTTGGTGCGAGCAGCTTCAGCAATTTACCTTCCTGCTCGAGGTATTCAACCAGACTATAAAAGTCACCGTCGCCAGAAACAATAATAGCCTTGTTGTAATGTGGCAGCTCTTTCATAGCCCACAGTACTAGGTCGGCATCTATGTTGCCTTTTGTTTTCTTATCCTCTTCTTTGTCGGGCCTGCCCTTAGAATCTGTTTTGTCGGACATCTCTGGGCGCGGACGAGTCATATCAAATGTAGGCTTCAGCACAATGGCATAGCCTGACTCGTGCAGCTGCACGTACATATCCTCGAACTCCGGAACATACCCGATGAACATCAGCGCCTTCGTCACGCCGTACTTCTCTGTCAAGTACACACGAAACTTACGCCAGTCCATCTTCCAACCCAGTTTTTGCACACTGATATTTAGGTTTTGGCTATCTATAAAAGCAAATACTTGCTTTGGCTGAGTCTCTTTTCCCATATCCTAATGATACTACATGACTTGCTTTAGTAAGTCTTCGTCATCGGGTGGCTTTAGCGGTCGCTTAGTCTTGATCTCGTAGCGTAGCCCCGTAACGGGTGATTCCATGTAGTCATCGTTCAGGAGGTTAACAAATGTATTCAAATCTTTACCGTCCATAAGTATTATTGCCCCTGTATCGTCGGTCATGAGTGGAATTTCTATCTCTTCTGCATGGTTCAGTAAATCTTCCTGTTTCATGGCCAGGGGGTCAATCTTTTGCAGCTTGTTTACCAGAGCTTTTTTGCCTTTTATCATTTCCTCGAACGAAGATTCGGCAAAACTCAGTTTGAAGTGCTCACCGATCAGCTTGATCTTGTCCAGGGCAATGCCGTACTTCTTGGCATTGTAGCCAAACAAAGACTCTAGCTTGGCCTGATTAAATACGTACATATCTTGGTCTACCACCAGCAGTTGGTTGTCCTTGGGAATCTGCAATGATCCATCGGCATCAAACGGCACAAACCTGCCGCCACGCATCAGCCAGGCGGTGCTCCCTTTCATGACCATATTCGAAGACAAGGCTTTGATGATATAAAACGGCTTGGGTAAAGACGCGTGAGTACAGCGGGCCACTAAACCCTTGATACGCTTAAAGTCGTGTTCTTCCTCTACGAATGTTTCTATTTCGTGTTCTTGGGTTTTCAGCCAGTTCAGCGCCATGCGAGCGTTTTCAACATTGCGGAGCTTGGTTCGTTGCAGAACGTTGCCTTCGGCCTCTCCCTCTTCGAACTCCCGAACTGTCAGGCCAGACTCAGCCCCCTCCAGCACAAACTCTAGCAGGTTGTCTACCAGCAGTGGTTCTAGCGATTTACGCAGGTCTTTGCTGACCGCCGCCCTGTACACGACATAGTTCTTGTTGAATAGAAACAGCTCAATCACCAGCTCTTCCTTTATGGGCACGAGATTGTTGGCCCAGAGGAAAACGTCAGATTGCTCGTAGCTCTCGGCCGCTGGTGCAGCCGTTTCTTCGGTGGTAGGTTCTTCCACGTATGCTCCGTATATTCTTTGGTTTTATGCTTGTCAGCCACCATTCTACCCGAAAACAGCAGACTTGCATGCTGTAAAATTGGAGCTCTTCCTATTCTCAAGCAGGATGAGACTAGGCTGAATTATTTGTTTATGGTAAAAAGTATTTTATGACACACATAGAGGGAGAACCTCTTTTTTATTACGATCTGTTCGAAAATCGCATGCTTACGGGTGCTACTGCGTACGAGGACGCCCTGGCAGCCGGTAGTAACCCACATGATTTCATAGACCTGCGCGATGCGTTGCATGATCCTAAGCGTTACGCAGCACTTGTGACAAATGAGGTGCCTCGTCAGATTGAATTACCAGATCAAGAGGATTTAACAGCCCTTGCACAGTGGGTCGGTCATGAAATTCTGGGTGAACGGGTGCGCGTGGTTATTGGTCACTTTAAATTTTTACACAAGTTAAGCTTGGGCGCCTCTGAAAAAGGAATTGAGAAACTAGGAGGATTCTCCGCACTGTATGAGCGCGCCGAGCTTCCCAATGCCGTGAGATATGGCCTATACGATAGTTGGGATATCAATGATTTTGCTGACTATGTATACAAACAAGAGACGAACCCAGACCGCACAAAGTCACTCACCCAGACCCTGCGTGAAGCTAACCTAAGGGGCGAAGGGCCAGGCCTGAAAACAATAAACGAACGTACAAAAGGCGGCATGCGGCGCCTACTAACGCGACGTGGGCTATATATATTCTTTGGTGCAGACGAAGACTACTACGAAGATTGGGGTGTGGACTTTATGTTTGCCAACAATGGCCGACCCGTCGACACCGGGGTGCTCAAGCTACTCTCGCCAAAACGACTGTCCCCTGGGGCAAAAACCATTCACGCAAGATACGGCACCATCGAGAAATTTAACCTTAAAGTCGAAGACAAGTACTACGCAGAGGTAGATCGTATAACCATAAGAAACGCTCATAAATTTGCCGCCACTATGCAGGCCGTTAACGATGGAGATTTGCCCACTTCTATTATGGTGGGCTGCACCAATGAAGCAGAGCTGAGACATGTCGTTGGGAAGTACCAATTACTTGAGGAACTTTGCCCCGCACTGGAGCCGGATCAGATTATAGAAATCGTACAAGGTACAACCAAGCAAGCGCTCTACGCCATTATGCGTCGGAATCGTGATAAAACAGCTGCCCATATTGAGGTAGCTGCCGTCAGAATTGATGTCTTTGATGACGTCTGGCCGCCTACGCCCAAACTAGCGCTAAAGGTATAGGTCCGCCTACGACTGTTTTGCCAGGATTTTGCGTGCGCGCTTCATATACTCTGCGTAAGTTAGATATGTCGTACTGTCTACCACTCTGTCGACAAACAATATGCCATTCAGGTGATCTGTCTCGTGCTGTATAACATGCGCCTGCAGTCCCTCATATATTTCATGGCGCAGTCTCCCCTGCTTGTCCCAAAACTTTACTTGTATCTTTTGGTAACGTGGCACCTTGGCAAATAGTGCCGCCTTGCCTGGCCCGCCGCTGATACAGCCTTCATATAATTGAATACGCCGGCCAAAAGTCTGGGTAATTTCAGGATTGATGAGTACTAGGTCAAATGGTTCTACTTGTTGCCGATGTGCCAGGGGCCGAATAGCGATAACCACCACTGCCACACTGTGGCCAACCTGGGGAGCTGCCAGACCAATACCCAGCTTCTTTTGTAATAACGTATGCCGCATGGCGGCGATCAGCTGCTGCAGGTCTGTTTCAATAATTTCACTCGGCTTAAGGCGTCGTGCCTGCTGGCGCAGAATAGGATTGCCAAATTGGGTACGCCTGAGAGCTTGCATAAGATTCAATATAACATCGAAAGAGTTGTTATGTGAGGTGAGAGGAGCTGAATTGGGGGGCAGAGCCGGAATCTCGACAAGTCGAGAAGAACATCCGGATGCCCCACGCTCAGTACAAAGCACAGCTGGGCAAGCCCAGGCCGTGTCTGTCGGACTCGATGAGGGCCAGCTCGGGGATGTACACGATGCTGCCACTCCGAAGGATGCCGTACCAGCCACCGCCGTAGCAGTTGACTTCGAGCATCGATTCGCCCGGGTTCAGCTGGGTACCAGCGACGGCACAGCCGAGATCGGCGCAGTTGGCTACCGGCCGGGTCGACAGGTAGGTCGCCGACTCGATGGTGACGTAGCGCTTCTCGACACCCAGTGGCTCCGTGGTGGGAGGCGCAGGTGGCGTCGATGGCTGGGTTGTGACGGTTGTCGGTGGCGCGGGGGGCGCTGTCGTGTCGGGGTCGTTGGTCTCGGATGTACTGGCCGGTCGCACGCTCTGGGCAGCAGCTTGCTGCACAGCCGGCGGCTGGACGGTGGTGGTCGTGGCGTCGGGTTGATCGGTTGCCGTTGTCGGCGTCCGATGTGATGCCGTCGTGGTCGACGTGGTCGTGGTAGCCGACGCTGCGGCTGCGGTCTCGGCTGGCTTGTCCTCCGAATTGTCCGGGGGATTCAACAGCACGAAACCCAACAGAGCCAAGGCCCCGAAGATGAGCACGACCAGAACGCGCGCGAGACGACGCTGACCCTGGGGAACTCCCTCGAGGAGTTTTTTCAACTTTCTCACCTCACAGTGAAAGGTTCTGTACTGCACGCCAATCGCGCAAGAACTGTCTATATTATAGCATAAAAACTAAACTTAAGCAATACCACCCCTGTCGGGCCATTGCGATACTGCTACTATTATCGTATGAGTAAAAATCAGACCAATCCACGCGTAGACAGTTACATAAATTCCCTGCCCGACTGGCAGTAAGCCATCTGTAAAAAGGTCCGCGACCTGGTACACCAAGCCGACCCAGAGGTGCAGGAAGAGATCAAACGGCGCATTTACCCGTACTTTACGCTCCAGGGCAACATCATTGCCCTCATGGGCACCAAAGACCACGTAAACGTCTTTATTTACGACCCTATCGCACCGGATCCACAGGGCATCATAAACGCCGGTCAGGGCAACAAAACCGGTCGAGGCATCCAGATCTACCAGGGCGACCCCATCAACGAGCCTGCCCTCCTAAACCTCCTCAAAGCCGTAATAGCCAACAACCGAGCCGGCGGCTGGCGCAAACTAAGTCATAATATGTATGGGAAGTAGTCCTTAACAACCGCTATCTAACTTTTGAAACTGAAGATAAAATTATCTGAAGCTACTTCAAGCCCATTTTCTTTAATGTAATCTATTTTCTTGCTCTTAGAAGCACCTCTCAACTCAATAGGAAGTCTAGAGTTTATGTAAAAGAAGAGGTCTAAACTCTCTTGCTCTCGATTATCATCAACAGGAATAAGCCCGATTCTATTCCACAAATCTAAGTCAATTTTTTCGTCTAAGCAAAAAATAAACTTACCATTAAAATACATGTCGCCATACTCTTCATTGGTAAGCTTATTCTTCAGTCTAAAATGAAATTTCGCCATCTAAAATTCCCTCGAGAATTTGTTGTCTTGTTACTAGAGAATAATACAGTAATTCCCTTCTCTTGTCGCTGTAGTCAATTAAGGGGTGGTGAGGCATCTTGATTATTTCTGCAGCAATCGAAAGACATTGTAATCTACGCCCCCACTCGGTATTTCTCTCTATATGTGACCAAATAATCTCAAATATATTTTTATCTTCACCAGCAGAATCCCTAATCAAGGTGTATTTTTTGCCTAGTATATATCTTTTCTTAAATTGCTGTCGATCTCCGAGGTAGCGCTCAATGTCATCATCACTAAGCTCGAATAATAGACTGCTACCGTGATCATAGAGGGGCGAA is drawn from Verrucomicrobiia bacterium and contains these coding sequences:
- a CDS encoding glycoside hydrolase family 1 protein; protein product: MKNDNNENDKIFPKSFFWGASTAAHQVEGGLENQWSVWERENAKELAQSAHQRLTEVPSWNEVKNRAEDPANYISGKGVGHYKQYKEDFDLLGKLNMNAYRFGIEWSRIEPEEGKWNEEAIEHYRRYIRELRSRHIEPFANLWHWTYPVWFDKKGGFQKRSNVAYFERFVQKISDELAEDLTYIITINEPNVYVTFGFIIGEWPPQQKNIFLALKVYRNLVRAHKRAYRILKKEKPMLQVGVAQQLANIQAKHPHSLFDQFSTQRMRYFWNWWFLKRIRSHQDFVGVNFYFSDYYTGLFKKDNPRVPLSDQGWYMEPEGLYPLLLRTWKHFKKPIYVTENGLADEADEYRRWWIEETIVAMQRALSEGVDLRGYFHWSLLDNFEWKFGWWPKFGLVAVDRERGMKRTIRPSAKWFANRIKDIRQS
- a CDS encoding flavodoxin family protein; its protein translation is MTEKTLDFSGTKALFFNCTLKKSPEKSHTELLIDASRKIMEKHGVKTELIRPIDHNIATGVYPDMREHGWKADEWTDISPKVMAADIVVVAGPIWLGDNSSVTKRIIERLYAHSGELNEKGQYRFYGKVGGAIITGNEDGIKHCAMNILYSLQHIGFTVPPNADAGWIGEAGPGPSYGDKLEDGTRAGLDNDFTNRNTTFMTWNLLHMSKLLKDAGGVPGYGNQRKKWDAGTRFDFENPEYR
- a CDS encoding DUF1761 domain-containing protein; translation: MDVQINYLAVLLAAISSMIIGAGWYAGPVFGDAWMKMVKLDKDKAQQGATVALVGAFLLALVTATTLYYVAILLQHFYLDTFFSSALRAAFLLWVGIMVPTVIMHGLFERRRKKLMALTVAHEFVAIMIMGLVIGIIGF
- a CDS encoding aldo/keto reductase encodes the protein MKKTLRLNAGNAIPTLGFGTWQLADGSETLRAVRVALDTGYRLIDTAKIYGNEASVGRAIHESPVAREDIFVTTKLWNSDQGYESALKAFAGSLEKLGLEYIDLYLVHWPGDDLQRRGESWQALTDIHGTGKARAIGVSNYDVSQLKEVLKTSIPPAVNQIELHPFNYAQQKPILDFCKEQGIVLEAYSPLAQARRLEDPVLKEVAARVGKTPAQVMLRWSLQHGAVPTPRSSRPKRIQENFQIFDFELTTSDMKLLDGLSDGSSVMNRRNMVGWYVKDRLQKGLKRLS
- a CDS encoding PIF1 family DEAD/DEAH box helicase; translated protein: MDQVLALEIMLAGNSVLLTGPAGSGKTYVLNRFIKEAKNDGKHVAVTATTGLAATHLNGSTVHSWSGIGVLDDLPPRFMDHMPKGRRETIQKTDVLIIDEVSMLHDYRLDMIDAIARKVRNKDEPFGGIQVILCGDFFQLPPVNRRDGKQGSFVTQSQAWTDLNPVVCYLTEQHRQDDDTFLEILHAMRANDLRRRHAEQLLGRVDAQLAEDIEVTELHTVNVDVDTINEGRLGSLEGEEHVFEMHTTGSANYVDTLKRSCLAVEQLVLKEGALVMCIRNSPEKRYVNGSLGMVVGFEEIGGFPVVQLHSGKEVTMTTETWELRDGDKKRASLTQIPLRLAWAITVHKSQGMTLDAARVDLRKAFVEGMGYVALSRVRRLDDLSLMGINRMALQVSPLARDIEATLRNRATEAAQQFEHLRENAAKRAKNPKPKKAPKGEWGERLAKMREEYPNAYTPWVQEDDDKLQKLYDDGKGVKELTELFGRHPGSIRARLKKHYGDDIKFRK
- a CDS encoding NYN domain-containing protein, giving the protein MGKETQPKQVFAFIDSQNLNISVQKLGWKMDWRKFRVYLTEKYGVTKALMFIGYVPEFEDMYVQLHESGYAIVLKPTFDMTRPRPEMSDKTDSKGRPDKEEDKKTKGNIDADLVLWAMKELPHYNKAIIVSGDGDFYSLVEYLEQEGKLLKLLAPSGHYSNLYNTFDAYVDRLDQSRKELAYHDRKKHRPAPRPKS
- a CDS encoding Kiwa anti-phage protein KwaB-like domain-containing protein, with the translated sequence MEEPTTEETAAPAAESYEQSDVFLWANNLVPIKEELVIELFLFNKNYVVYRAAVSKDLRKSLEPLLVDNLLEFVLEGAESGLTVREFEEGEAEGNVLQRTKLRNVENARMALNWLKTQEHEIETFVEEEHDFKRIKGLVARCTHASLPKPFYIIKALSSNMVMKGSTAWLMRGGRFVPFDADGSLQIPKDNQLLVVDQDMYVFNQAKLESLFGYNAKKYGIALDKIKLIGEHFKLSFAESSFEEMIKGKKALVNKLQKIDPLAMKQEDLLNHAEEIEIPLMTDDTGAIILMDGKDLNTFVNLLNDDYMESPVTGLRYEIKTKRPLKPPDDEDLLKQVM
- the def gene encoding peptide deformylase; the encoded protein is MQALRRTQFGNPILRQQARRLKPSEIIETDLQQLIAAMRHTLLQKKLGIGLAAPQVGHSVAVVVIAIRPLAHRQQVEPFDLVLINPEITQTFGRRIQLYEGCISGGPGKAALFAKVPRYQKIQVKFWDKQGRLRHEIYEGLQAHVIQHETDHLNGILFVDRVVDSTTYLTYAEYMKRARKILAKQS
- a CDS encoding DUF1801 domain-containing protein codes for the protein MCKKVRDLVHQADPEVQEEIKRRIYPYFTLQGNIIALMGTKDHVNVFIYDPIAPDPQGIINAGQGNKTGRGIQIYQGDPINEPALLNLLKAVIANNRAGGWRKLSHNMYGK